Proteins from a genomic interval of Clostridium scatologenes:
- a CDS encoding phosphatase PAP2 family protein: MNIEFFRLINNLANKNAFLDKIMIFFSKDVPYIFMAVTALVFIIGVIKKNEEFRKVSMSTFIITVINLMLSFIIGSVYYVDRPFVHNKVNFLVPHVKDASFPSDHAVGTMSIALGLGKYNRILGIIMTILSIIVGFSRVYVGNHYPLDVISAYAMVFITSYLYKLVLKNRVEGLYTKLEKLLISKVGFYKTEDENILN; the protein is encoded by the coding sequence ATGAATATAGAGTTCTTTAGATTAATAAATAATTTAGCAAATAAAAATGCGTTTCTAGATAAAATAATGATTTTCTTTTCAAAGGATGTACCCTATATATTTATGGCAGTTACTGCATTAGTATTTATTATAGGTGTAATTAAGAAAAATGAAGAGTTCAGAAAAGTATCTATGAGCACATTTATCATTACAGTAATTAATTTAATGCTAAGTTTTATAATTGGAAGTGTGTATTATGTAGATAGACCTTTTGTTCACAATAAGGTTAACTTTCTTGTTCCACATGTTAAAGATGCATCTTTTCCAAGTGATCATGCTGTAGGAACAATGAGTATAGCTTTAGGACTTGGAAAATACAATAGAATACTTGGTATAATAATGACAATACTATCAATAATTGTAGGCTTCTCAAGGGTGTATGTTGGTAATCATTATCCTTTAGATGTTATTAGTGCATATGCTATGGTGTTTATTACAAGCTATTTATATAAATTGGTACTAAAAAATAGAGTTGAGGGACTTTATACAAAATTAGAAAAGCTGTTAATTAGTAAAGTAGGATTTTATAAGACTGAAGATGAAAATATATTAAATTAA
- a CDS encoding organic hydroperoxide resistance protein — protein sequence MKTLYETTMINVGARKGRVYSPDMSFNLDVAMPKELGGEDTTLTNPEQLFAAAYSTCFNGALEVVLQKTRTKFEKTTVSAIVSLKEDLEDKGLKIAVKLQVSIDGLEKEKALKYVNIAHKNCPYSKAIRGNVDVEIEVI from the coding sequence GTGAAAACTTTATATGAAACAACAATGATTAATGTAGGAGCAAGAAAAGGTAGGGTTTATTCACCAGATATGTCTTTTAATTTAGATGTAGCTATGCCAAAGGAATTAGGTGGAGAAGATACAACGTTAACAAATCCAGAGCAGCTTTTTGCAGCTGCATATAGTACTTGTTTTAATGGTGCGTTGGAGGTTGTTTTACAAAAAACTAGAACAAAGTTTGAAAAAACTACTGTTTCAGCAATTGTATCCTTAAAAGAAGATCTAGAAGATAAAGGTTTAAAAATAGCTGTAAAATTACAAGTATCAATTGATGGATTAGAAAAAGAAAAAGCTTTAAAATATGTAAATATAGCACATAAGAACTGTCCTTATTCCAAAGCTATTAGAGGAAATGTGGATGTAGAAATAGAAGTAATATAA
- a CDS encoding NAD(P)/FAD-dependent oxidoreductase, which translates to MKKDLLEKGAILQRDKETYSIAPHLTAGIVTPDILRTIADVAEKYNAAAVKVTGAQRIALVGLKEEDLDSVWKDLDMDPGAAIGLCVRSIKICPGTTFCKRGLQDSVAVGSKLDSLYHGKELPNKLKIGVSGCPNSCADSAFKDIGLIGGGKGWMLYVGGKGGAKPRIADRIALSVSEEKIYDLIEKVIQVYSENAGTRERLGDYIDRVGLEVFKEQIDINSYL; encoded by the coding sequence ATGAAAAAGGATTTACTAGAAAAAGGAGCAATATTGCAAAGGGATAAGGAAACATATAGTATTGCACCACATTTAACTGCAGGAATTGTGACACCAGACATTTTAAGAACTATTGCAGATGTAGCTGAAAAGTACAATGCAGCAGCTGTTAAGGTTACAGGAGCTCAAAGAATTGCATTAGTTGGATTAAAAGAAGAAGATTTAGATAGTGTTTGGAAAGATTTGGACATGGATCCAGGTGCAGCAATCGGGCTATGTGTAAGAAGTATAAAAATATGTCCAGGTACTACTTTCTGTAAAAGAGGACTTCAAGATTCAGTAGCAGTTGGATCAAAGTTAGATAGTTTATATCATGGAAAGGAATTACCTAATAAGTTAAAGATCGGTGTAAGTGGATGTCCTAATAGCTGTGCAGATAGTGCCTTTAAAGATATAGGATTAATAGGTGGTGGAAAAGGCTGGATGCTATATGTTGGTGGAAAAGGTGGAGCCAAGCCAAGAATAGCAGATAGAATAGCACTTTCTGTATCAGAAGAAAAAATATATGATTTAATAGAGAAAGTTATTCAAGTATATAGTGAAAATGCAGGAACAAGAGAAAGACTAGGAGATTACATAGATAGAGTAGGATTAGAAGTGTTCAAAGAACAAATAGATATTAATAGTTATTTATAA
- a CDS encoding ferritin, whose translation MFSENLAQALNDQINFEFYSAHLYLSIAAYFSSIDLDGFANFFTVQAEEEKFHAMKFYNYVNEMEGRVLLKGFENPPVDFQSPLDAFEHSLEHEKTVTKRIYNLSDIALEEREHATLSLLRWFIDEQVEEEKNFNTIIKKLKRIENDMAALYILDSELAARVFVPPVN comes from the coding sequence ATGTTTAGTGAAAACTTAGCTCAAGCTTTAAATGACCAAATCAATTTTGAATTTTATTCTGCACATCTTTACTTATCAATTGCCGCTTACTTTTCATCCATTGATTTAGACGGCTTTGCAAACTTTTTTACAGTTCAAGCTGAAGAAGAAAAGTTTCATGCAATGAAATTTTATAATTATGTAAATGAAATGGAAGGAAGAGTGTTACTAAAAGGATTTGAAAATCCTCCTGTGGATTTTCAATCACCTTTAGATGCTTTTGAACATTCATTGGAACATGAAAAAACTGTGACTAAGAGGATTTATAACCTTTCTGATATTGCACTTGAAGAAAGAGAACATGCTACTTTAAGCTTACTAAGGTGGTTTATAGACGAACAAGTTGAAGAAGAGAAAAATTTCAACACAATTATTAAGAAATTGAAAAGAATAGAAAATGATATGGCAGCACTATATATACTAGATTCTGAATTAGCTGCAAGAGTATTTGTTCCACCAGTTAACTAA
- a CDS encoding Nramp family divalent metal transporter: MSTKKKRRLFTGEHKPKFMALDFIKYIGPGLIVTVGFIDPGNWASNLMAGSTYGYSLLFTVTLSTIMLIILQHNAAHLGIATGYCLSEAASIYLKPWLSRSILITATLAAASTAMAEILGSAIALNMLFKIPIKLGSVMTLILIVWMLFTNSYKKLEKWIIGFVSLIGISFIIELAFINVDWGKAVVNWVTPNFPKGAMPIIMSVIGAVVMPHNLFLHSEIIQSRQWNLKDEAIIEKQLKYEFADTLFSMIIGWAINSAMILIAAATFFSNKINITDLGQARQMLEPLLGKGAAVIFAIALLFAGISSTITAGMAAGSIFAGIYKEPYDINDPHTKIGVGATLITAILIIFFIEDPFKGLIYSQMFLSIQLPITVFLQIYLTSSKKVMGKYSNDVFSKIILAIIAVIITILNLMLILNV; the protein is encoded by the coding sequence ATGAGTACAAAGAAGAAAAGAAGATTATTTACTGGAGAACATAAACCTAAGTTTATGGCTCTGGACTTCATTAAATATATAGGACCAGGATTAATAGTTACAGTTGGATTTATTGATCCAGGAAATTGGGCATCTAACCTTATGGCTGGATCAACTTATGGATATTCACTTTTGTTTACTGTTACACTTTCAACAATAATGCTTATTATACTTCAGCATAATGCAGCACATCTTGGCATAGCTACAGGATACTGTCTATCTGAGGCAGCATCGATTTATTTAAAACCTTGGCTTAGCAGAAGTATTTTGATAACGGCAACACTTGCAGCGGCTTCAACTGCAATGGCGGAAATACTTGGTTCAGCAATAGCACTTAATATGTTATTTAAAATACCCATAAAGCTTGGTAGTGTTATGACTTTAATATTAATTGTATGGATGTTATTCACTAATTCCTATAAAAAACTTGAAAAGTGGATAATTGGATTTGTTTCTCTTATAGGTATCTCTTTTATTATTGAACTTGCATTTATTAATGTAGATTGGGGAAAGGCAGTGGTAAATTGGGTTACACCTAATTTTCCTAAAGGTGCTATGCCTATAATAATGAGTGTCATTGGTGCTGTGGTTATGCCTCATAATTTGTTTCTTCATTCAGAAATAATACAAAGCAGACAGTGGAATTTAAAAGATGAAGCAATAATTGAAAAGCAATTAAAATATGAATTTGCAGATACCTTATTTTCTATGATAATAGGCTGGGCTATTAATAGTGCTATGATCTTGATTGCAGCAGCTACATTTTTTTCTAATAAAATAAACATAACTGATCTTGGGCAAGCTAGACAAATGCTGGAACCATTATTAGGTAAAGGAGCAGCAGTGATATTTGCAATTGCACTATTATTTGCGGGTATATCTTCTACAATAACTGCGGGAATGGCAGCAGGAAGTATTTTTGCTGGCATATATAAGGAACCTTATGACATAAATGACCCACATACAAAAATAGGAGTTGGAGCAACATTAATTACTGCAATTTTAATTATATTTTTCATAGAAGATCCATTTAAAGGCTTAATTTATTCACAAATGTTTTTGAGCATACAATTACCTATTACGGTATTTCTACAAATATATTTAACTTCATCTAAAAAGGTAATGGGTAAATATTCTAATGACGTATTTTCTAAAATAATTTTGGCAATAATTGCAGTTATAATAACAATTTTAAATTTAATGCTGATATTAAATGTGTAA
- a CDS encoding L,D-transpeptidase family protein, giving the protein MKNKQDKRSKIIKGIIIFLSTLLCIYFFIVIYFENHFYFGSEINHINVSCKTVEEVKEQMKSKLRSYTVNIKERGGKTEQIKSLDIGLRYDSGGKYEKFKDRQNPLNWISAFFSTKDLKMTDVVIYDEKLLKENLEKLSCLDISNIIEPREPDFKYTNKGYMIIDEVNGNKIDKDVLYDKVTKAIQRGEDTIDLEQVGCYVKPKYTSKCQRAIDNKNILNKYISSKITYIFGDNKEIIDGSIINEWLKINDDFQVVLDNQKEKRYMNSLFKDYNTVGKTRSFITTLGKTINISSGDYGWSINISKEMQNLNKIIEEGKIIEKEPVYIQTAFSHGSNDIGNTYVEIDMKNQHLWFYKNEELIVQGDVVTGNESSNYLTPQGIYRLKYKEKNATLTGQDYSTPVEFWMPFNGGIGIHDASWRDKFGGNIYKINGSHGCINSPYNLAKTIFYNIEKGTPIICYY; this is encoded by the coding sequence ATGAAAAATAAGCAAGATAAACGAAGTAAAATTATAAAGGGTATTATAATTTTTTTGAGTACTTTACTTTGTATATATTTTTTTATAGTAATATATTTTGAGAATCATTTTTATTTTGGTTCTGAAATTAATCATATTAATGTTTCGTGTAAAACTGTTGAAGAAGTAAAAGAACAAATGAAATCAAAGCTGAGATCATATACAGTAAATATAAAGGAACGTGGAGGTAAAACAGAACAAATTAAATCTCTTGATATTGGCCTAAGATATGATTCAGGAGGAAAATATGAGAAATTTAAGGATAGACAAAATCCCTTAAATTGGATTTCAGCTTTTTTTAGTACAAAAGACTTAAAAATGACAGATGTAGTTATATATGATGAAAAATTGTTAAAAGAAAACCTGGAGAAGCTTTCTTGCCTTGATATTAGCAATATAATTGAACCTAGAGAACCTGATTTTAAATACACAAATAAGGGGTATATGATTATAGATGAAGTGAATGGTAATAAAATTGATAAGGATGTTTTATATGACAAGGTGACAAAGGCAATACAGAGAGGGGAAGATACAATAGATTTGGAACAGGTAGGTTGTTATGTGAAGCCTAAATATACTTCAAAATGCCAAAGGGCTATTGATAATAAAAATATCCTCAATAAATACATATCTTCGAAGATTACATATATTTTTGGAGATAATAAAGAAATCATAGATGGATCAATAATAAATGAATGGCTTAAAATCAATGATGATTTTCAAGTTGTACTTGATAACCAAAAAGAAAAGAGATATATGAATTCATTGTTTAAGGATTATAATACTGTAGGAAAAACAAGGAGTTTTATTACAACTTTAGGTAAAACAATAAACATCAGTAGTGGTGACTATGGATGGTCAATTAATATTTCCAAGGAAATGCAAAATTTAAATAAAATAATTGAAGAAGGAAAAATTATAGAAAAAGAACCTGTATACATACAAACAGCTTTTTCTCATGGCAGTAATGATATTGGCAATACCTATGTTGAAATAGATATGAAAAATCAACATTTATGGTTTTATAAAAATGAAGAACTAATAGTGCAAGGAGATGTAGTTACAGGTAATGAAAGTAGTAATTATTTGACACCACAAGGTATTTATAGATTGAAATATAAAGAAAAGAATGCAACTTTAACTGGTCAAGATTATAGTACTCCTGTTGAATTTTGGATGCCTTTTAATGGAGGTATTGGAATTCATGATGCAAGTTGGAGAGATAAATTTGGAGGAAATATATATAAGATCAATGGTTCTCATGGTTGTATAAATTCACCGTATAATTTAGCAAAGACAATATTTTATAATATTGAGAAAGGCACTCCGATTATTTGCTATTATTAG
- a CDS encoding phosphatase PAP2 family protein yields the protein MNMEFFRLINDLANKNVVFDKIMIFISKDVHYIFMAITALVFILGVIKKNEGYRKISVSTCIIAAINLILSFVIGIVYYEDRPFVNNKVNLLIAHTKNASFPSNHAAGTMSVALGLGKYNRILGIIMVVISIIVGFSRVYVGNHYPLDVIGAYIMVFAINYLYNFLLRNKVEEIYIKIEKLLVNKVGFYKNSDGNIFND from the coding sequence ATGAATATGGAGTTTTTTAGACTAATAAATGATTTAGCAAACAAAAATGTAGTTTTTGATAAGATTATGATTTTTATTTCAAAAGATGTGCACTACATATTTATGGCAATTACTGCATTAGTATTTATTTTAGGTGTTATTAAGAAAAATGAGGGGTATAGAAAGATATCTGTGAGCACATGTATTATTGCGGCAATTAACTTAATATTAAGTTTTGTAATTGGAATAGTATATTATGAAGATAGACCTTTTGTAAATAATAAAGTTAATTTACTTATAGCACATACAAAAAATGCATCGTTCCCAAGTAATCATGCTGCAGGAACTATGAGCGTAGCTTTGGGGCTTGGAAAATATAATAGGATACTTGGAATAATAATGGTAGTAATATCAATAATAGTAGGATTTTCACGAGTATATGTTGGAAATCACTATCCATTAGATGTTATCGGTGCATATATTATGGTATTTGCCATAAATTATTTATATAATTTTTTATTAAGAAACAAAGTTGAAGAAATTTACATTAAAATTGAAAAGCTGTTAGTTAATAAAGTAGGATTTTATAAGAATTCAGATGGAAACATATTCAATGATTAA
- a CDS encoding amino acid permease, whose translation MNNETQTQTGENLERGLEERHIKMMAIGGAIGVGLFLGSATAIKAAGPAILITYGVAGIIIFFIMRALGEMAVEHPVAGSFSAYANDYVSPLAGYLTGWTYWIMWVVTCMAEVTAVGIYINFWFPNVPQWVSALVAICILTGVNLTAAKAFGEIEFWFALIKVATIVIMIIVGIAMIAFGLGNKGVPIGISNLTAHGGFFPKGIMGPISTLTMVSFAFVGVELIGVTAGEAKNPEKVIPTAINSVFMRVMIFYIGALFVIMSLYAWDSIGTTGSPFVLTFAKLGIGAAAGIINFVVLTAASSSCNSGIFTTGRMLYNLSLQGQAPKCFAKLSKTNVPQNGILTSVGFMLIGVILNYVAPGKAFTYVTSVGTFAGIFAWFMIVYTQIKFRRSLTPEQVKNLKFKTVLYPASGIITMIFLVGVFISMCMGADTRIPAIVGVIWILILIVAWYAGGLNKKEATKLLN comes from the coding sequence ATGAATAACGAAACTCAAACGCAAACAGGAGAAAACCTAGAACGTGGTCTTGAAGAAAGACATATTAAAATGATGGCAATAGGTGGAGCCATCGGAGTTGGTTTGTTCCTAGGGTCAGCAACAGCTATTAAGGCTGCAGGTCCAGCTATATTAATTACTTATGGTGTTGCAGGAATAATTATATTTTTTATTATGCGTGCTCTTGGCGAAATGGCTGTTGAGCATCCAGTTGCAGGATCATTCAGTGCATATGCAAACGATTACGTGAGCCCTCTTGCAGGATACCTAACAGGATGGACATACTGGATAATGTGGGTTGTAACTTGTATGGCAGAAGTTACGGCAGTAGGTATTTATATTAACTTTTGGTTTCCAAATGTACCACAATGGGTATCAGCGCTTGTTGCTATTTGCATACTTACAGGTGTAAATTTAACTGCAGCAAAAGCATTTGGAGAAATTGAATTTTGGTTTGCACTTATAAAAGTTGCTACAATAGTTATCATGATTATAGTTGGTATAGCTATGATAGCATTTGGACTTGGAAATAAAGGAGTACCAATTGGTATTTCAAACTTGACTGCGCACGGTGGTTTCTTCCCTAAAGGAATTATGGGGCCTATATCTACTTTAACTATGGTTTCATTTGCTTTCGTAGGAGTTGAGCTTATAGGTGTTACAGCTGGAGAAGCAAAAAATCCTGAAAAAGTAATACCAACAGCTATAAACAGTGTTTTCATGCGTGTAATGATATTCTATATTGGTGCATTATTTGTTATAATGTCACTTTATGCTTGGGACAGTATAGGAACAACAGGAAGTCCATTTGTTCTTACATTTGCTAAACTTGGTATAGGTGCAGCAGCTGGTATAATAAACTTCGTTGTACTTACAGCAGCATCATCATCATGTAATTCAGGTATATTTACAACTGGACGTATGTTATACAATCTTTCATTACAGGGACAAGCACCTAAGTGTTTTGCAAAGCTTAGTAAAACTAATGTTCCTCAGAATGGAATACTTACTTCAGTAGGATTTATGTTAATAGGAGTTATATTAAACTATGTTGCTCCTGGTAAAGCATTTACTTATGTTACAAGTGTAGGAACATTTGCAGGTATATTTGCTTGGTTCATGATTGTTTATACTCAGATTAAATTTAGAAGAAGTCTTACACCTGAACAGGTTAAAAATTTGAAGTTTAAAACAGTACTTTATCCAGCTTCAGGCATCATTACTATGATATTCTTAGTTGGTGTATTCATTTCCATGTGCATGGGAGCAGATACAAGAATTCCAGCTATAGTTGGAGTTATATGGATATTAATTTTAATTGTAGCTTGGTATGCAGGTGGATTGAATAAAAAGGAAGCTACTAAATTGCTTAATTAA
- a CDS encoding FMN-binding protein — MNKNCTLNISCQKLLKAVHIILAASVLGGLISILSLLLLKQTKNFEGNTFPIDLGILKIFTWTVNYAFFILLITAFIYSLFTEWGFVKYRWIILKWFLILIIFAMTWIGFGPSVNGMTSIADIGLNNSVMKSEYLNFQNKALMYTSIELCIIILIALISIFKPFGKRKVKHTIKQKTIIMIVLPIFIIGIVFTAVNYINLNKIRHMTIENVNLSKINDGIYKGQAKVSNSTYKVEVKVTDHKIVNIKSIDNRKSPYVTFAEGVFPKIIKEQKINVDVVTGATTTSKAFMKSIENALNTEKL, encoded by the coding sequence ATGAATAAAAACTGTACTCTAAATATCAGCTGTCAAAAATTATTGAAAGCAGTTCACATCATTTTAGCTGCAAGTGTACTAGGAGGACTAATTTCAATCTTAAGTCTTCTTTTATTAAAGCAAACTAAAAATTTTGAAGGGAATACTTTTCCAATAGATTTAGGAATACTTAAAATATTTACTTGGACGGTAAACTATGCTTTTTTTATTTTACTCATAACTGCATTTATATATAGTCTATTTACAGAATGGGGATTTGTTAAATATAGATGGATAATTTTAAAATGGTTCCTTATACTTATTATATTTGCAATGACTTGGATTGGATTTGGACCTTCTGTTAATGGAATGACCTCTATAGCAGATATAGGTTTAAATAATTCTGTTATGAAAAGTGAATATTTAAACTTTCAAAACAAAGCATTAATGTATACATCTATAGAATTGTGTATAATAATACTCATTGCTCTAATTTCTATTTTTAAACCTTTTGGAAAAAGAAAAGTAAAACATACTATAAAGCAAAAAACTATCATAATGATTGTACTTCCTATATTTATAATTGGTATTGTATTTACAGCTGTAAATTATATTAATTTAAATAAAATTAGACATATGACTATAGAAAATGTAAATCTCTCAAAAATTAATGATGGTATATATAAAGGACAAGCAAAGGTTAGTAATTCTACATATAAAGTAGAAGTAAAAGTTACAGATCATAAAATTGTTAATATTAAAAGTATAGATAACCGCAAAAGTCCTTATGTGACTTTTGCAGAAGGTGTATTCCCAAAAATAATTAAGGAACAAAAAATAAATGTTGATGTTGTTACTGGAGCCACCACTACTAGTAAGGCATTTATGAAATCCATTGAAAATGCTCTAAATACAGAAAAACTATAG
- a CDS encoding TetR/AcrR family transcriptional regulator: MVQYKKDDIKEKIDNAALKIFVENGYEKTKISNIATESNVSVGNIYKYYKSKEQIFYSIAPESVLENLKNILINKLIFAKYKTANELNSKNDFQLVNEEFIDYMIKNREQILIMFTGSKGTKYESLKYEAINYMIKNIKENYSKENNKIIYDSMNYKIIKIIYENLISMMIQILKESDSPEDIKKSFKIINLYHLFGVTNLFK; the protein is encoded by the coding sequence ATGGTTCAATATAAAAAAGACGATATTAAAGAAAAAATCGATAATGCAGCATTAAAAATCTTTGTAGAGAACGGATATGAAAAAACAAAAATTTCTAACATTGCAACAGAATCAAATGTTTCAGTTGGAAATATATATAAGTACTATAAGAGCAAGGAACAAATATTTTATTCAATAGCTCCTGAAAGTGTCTTAGAAAACTTAAAAAATATTTTGATTAACAAGCTTATATTTGCAAAATACAAAACAGCAAACGAACTAAACTCAAAGAATGATTTTCAACTTGTAAATGAAGAATTTATTGATTATATGATTAAAAACAGAGAACAAATCTTAATAATGTTTACTGGAAGCAAAGGTACAAAATATGAAAGTCTAAAGTATGAAGCTATAAATTATATGATAAAAAATATAAAGGAAAACTATTCAAAAGAAAACAATAAAATTATCTATGATTCCATGAATTATAAGATTATTAAAATCATTTATGAAAATTTGATTTCAATGATGATACAAATTCTTAAGGAGTCAGATTCTCCTGAAGATATAAAAAAGTCATTTAAAATTATAAACCTTTATCATCTATTTGGAGTTACTAATTTATTTAAATAA
- a CDS encoding PilZ domain-containing protein: MKKNNFSYLFDRDQIFKKDRRINKRHSYDDMLKIISVNSKQVHLERIAVDISISGIGFISSTKFEIDDILELIFKYNKITIPAIVKVVHINLYDEGYFVGGQFVAIKNIYREMLKQDLL; this comes from the coding sequence ATGAAAAAAAATAATTTTAGTTATTTGTTCGATAGGGACCAGATATTTAAAAAAGATCGTAGGATAAATAAAAGGCACAGCTATGACGATATGTTAAAAATCATAAGTGTAAATTCTAAACAGGTTCATTTAGAAAGAATAGCTGTGGATATTTCTATTTCAGGTATAGGGTTTATATCAAGTACAAAGTTTGAGATAGATGATATACTAGAATTGATATTTAAGTACAACAAGATAACTATACCTGCTATTGTTAAAGTAGTTCACATCAATTTATATGATGAGGGTTACTTCGTTGGTGGACAATTTGTAGCTATAAAGAATATTTATAGGGAAATGTTAAAGCAAGACTTATTATAA
- a CDS encoding AEC family transporter, protein MDFNVMWTLQGTMFLIVIIGVLMRKKEVLTEKAKSVLTELVLNLILPCNIITSFRIDFNTAILKKFAVIITIAVIAQIFSYIVCKFAFNSYDIRKRKIFKYGTLVSNSGFLGNPIAQGIFGATGLMYSSIFCIPNRIAMWSAGLSQFTNETDKKSAIKKVVLHPCMIAVYIGFLLMITRIHLPIFVEKTISDLGQCTTALTMILIGCIIAEVDDLKTMINKDVIYFTVIRLVIIPGVVFLGCKLAGIDKLIIGVAVILTGMPAGSTTAILAAKYDGDYVFGTKIVVFSTVMTLLSVPIWSLILS, encoded by the coding sequence ATGGATTTTAATGTAATGTGGACGCTCCAAGGTACTATGTTTCTAATTGTGATCATTGGAGTGCTTATGAGAAAAAAGGAGGTATTAACAGAAAAGGCAAAATCAGTGTTAACTGAATTGGTTTTAAATCTTATATTACCATGCAATATAATCACTTCTTTTAGGATTGATTTTAATACAGCGATACTAAAAAAATTTGCAGTTATCATAACGATTGCTGTAATTGCACAGATATTTTCTTATATTGTTTGTAAATTTGCTTTTAATAGTTATGATATAAGAAAAAGAAAGATTTTTAAATATGGAACGCTTGTATCTAATTCAGGATTTTTAGGAAATCCTATTGCACAAGGCATATTTGGAGCAACAGGTCTTATGTATTCCTCTATTTTCTGTATTCCTAATAGAATTGCTATGTGGTCAGCTGGATTGTCACAGTTTACAAATGAAACTGATAAAAAATCAGCAATTAAAAAAGTAGTACTGCATCCATGTATGATAGCTGTTTACATTGGATTTTTGTTAATGATTACAAGAATACATCTACCTATATTTGTAGAAAAAACTATAAGTGATTTAGGTCAGTGTACTACAGCACTTACCATGATATTGATAGGTTGTATTATAGCAGAAGTTGATGATTTAAAGACTATGATAAATAAGGATGTTATATATTTTACTGTAATCAGACTTGTAATAATTCCTGGAGTGGTGTTTTTGGGATGCAAACTAGCTGGAATTGACAAGCTTATTATTGGTGTAGCAGTTATTTTGACAGGAATGCCAGCAGGAAGTACTACAGCTATTTTAGCAGCTAAATATGATGGAGATTATGTATTTGGTACAAAAATTGTGGTGTTTTCTACTGTTATGACTTTGTTGTCTGTGCCTATTTGGAGTCTTATATTGAGTTAA
- a CDS encoding TetR/AcrR family transcriptional regulator has protein sequence MVQVKKDEVKKAIENAAVDIFLEKGYLNTKMSHIAAKANISVGNIYIYFNNKEELFYTVLPQSFADILRDYNSRIFPILTKAFLKNQQNLERYLPTRRRIDDLIAKRKRLLILLRYSKGTRYENLKEEIMENMTQHEIAFLQECGMDNCNMTQSYKIIRMVFDNMLNLLLDSLEDDMEVNERRNVVRFSYEYNLNGFIRLLREYIK, from the coding sequence ATGGTTCAAGTAAAAAAAGATGAAGTTAAAAAAGCAATTGAAAATGCAGCAGTAGATATATTTTTAGAAAAAGGATACTTAAATACGAAAATGAGTCATATTGCTGCAAAAGCAAATATTTCAGTAGGCAACATTTACATTTATTTTAATAACAAAGAAGAGTTGTTTTATACTGTTTTACCACAATCTTTTGCAGATATATTAAGAGATTATAATTCTAGAATATTTCCAATATTAACAAAAGCTTTTTTGAAAAATCAACAAAACTTAGAAAGATACCTTCCAACTCGTAGAAGAATAGACGATCTAATAGCAAAGAGGAAGAGATTATTAATTTTACTTAGATATAGTAAGGGAACAAGATATGAGAATTTGAAAGAAGAAATAATGGAAAATATGACACAACATGAAATTGCATTTTTACAGGAGTGTGGGATGGATAATTGTAATATGACTCAAAGTTACAAAATTATAAGAATGGTATTTGATAATATGCTTAATCTATTGTTGGATTCACTAGAAGATGATATGGAGGTTAATGAAAGAAGAAACGTAGTAAGATTTTCTTATGAATATAATTTAAATGGATTCATAAGGTTGCTTAGGGAATACATTAAATAA